The genomic segment gagggcaaaatttatgttgtttaaagcttattagaataagaagccgcttgggattattttaagataactgtaaaaagaatgcggaatgatttatgttgtttaaactttgttagaagcgactaccttaaaatagaaggttaactgattcttgctgaaagtattattggaatatgtggaatgatttatgctacaaatcgctctgagttatattttaaacaaatggtagtataaatttgatactggtaaatatcagacaagtgggggatgagggtaaaatacatgtggaatgaactaagttatttaaattctattagaaggggaagtcggttggaattatcttaagatagaaattgattcctgtgtaaagtaatatctgatctacgctgcttaactttactaagaaggggaaatctggttagattattttgaattactgtttgaaaaaggggtaaagaaagatcacttacgttgtttaaattttactagaagggaaagtttgattacttgtctgtaaagttatatttgaatatatggcatgaaccacgttgcttaaatcttattggaagggatcatgaggtttaggaagggaacgggagagcctacagaaggtcggggtaaatagcaaagaagtaagagatgagaataaaatatagatagaatgatttatactatttaagcatagataaagatgggggctgagatcaacacaaagagtggtttctttttttcttttttctcttttctcttttctttttttcctttttttttttttcctttctctgcttttcccttttttttttttttttttgatatattacttttattttttaatccatatgtatacaagatattttagatagaaggtagtgccaggtgtgggccctgggaagtcgggaggattagggatggggattgtggggggtggggtggggggtgttaatatagttttaataagaacaagaatgtatttatatacggtggttctttttttttattattattattattttccttggttcactttacttttatcagatcaaacaacactcgaataaaggcatacaccaaggagggaggtagagggaaggaagagggaggagtaaggaaggagtaaggggaatataaggagtatgtaaggagggtgtctggggagtaaggggagaaggaaggtttgaggggaaagggaagtaggaggggagtgttagagggagaaaggaaagttggagggggtagatggggtgtatggaggatgcaagggttaggtggggttgtgaatgatgagttgtgtttcctttttatttgttcgttttattccctttttcttttttttttcttttcttatagtaaataccctgtatataaatgattgcaaatggaatgtgaaaattgaataaaatattttatacacacaATAAAAGCCTGCAAACATTTGAATTTTCTAGTAACAATTTTGATGTGATCACTCTGATTTGATCAAAATAGGAAGAGACAGGGAAGTGGAAGGAAAAAGCTAAAGATCCTCAAATGAACTACAATTAGAATACATAAGTTAATTGAAAATAAACCAAAAATGAAGACACCCCCCCTCAAAGGTTAGATTCAGTGGATAACGGGTCACTTTTGCTGTCAATTTTCTGTGTTTATATGTTTCTAACTGAAGATGtgtcaggcacaaagaatcaggaccatctGTTAGATTGCAGCATACAACATTTATTCAAACCTACACACATAAGAATTCAGTCAACTAAGGctcagcactaaattggcactaCGTAATGGTCAAAGGAATTCAATGGAGGTGGGGGCTGCATTTGGATAGTTTGCGGCAATGTAAGgactctaagctgatgacatATTTAACTCCGTCCCCCAGCTCTACCTGTTCTTTTCCTACAAGTGTTGACAGGGAACAAAAGTTTTGAACTTCTGACCATCAAACATTATCTTCTCAGGACAAGAGTTGTCATCTCTACGAATACCATAATGTAAACCAGGAATGCATGTTTTCAAAAAAGAATGCACATTGTGTATCCTTTCCATACACAACATATCCTAAACGAGCATATATTCCAGAGAGTGGATTACAGTTTATTTGAAGAGGACAAATCTCACATAATCTGATCCACTGAaatgctgttattttttttaaatgcaaaaatcATAACcaggttctttttttaatttgttcaaaACATGGATGGTGTATCTATTAACCATGGtgggctcagtggttagagtgcggtattgcaggctacttatgCGGagtgccagctgccagcagttcgagtctcactggctcaaggttgactcaggtggcgcagtggttaaatgcagcactgcaggctactgctagatcagcagttcagcggttcaaatcccaccggctcagggttgactcagccttccatccttccgaggtgggtaaaatgaggacccagattgttgggggcaatatgctgactctctgtaaaccgcttagagagggctgaaagccctatgaagcggtatataagtctactgctatattgctatccttccataaaatgaagacccagattgttgtgggcaatatgctaactctgtaaccacttagagagggctgtaaagcactgtcaagCGGTATAttattctaagtgctattgctattttgtagaGAAAACAGGTTTAGGTGAAACAAACCAAAAAAGGGAAGGCAAGCAATCCAAAGTATTGTaaaatttattgtttttaagTATTGCAGCTTTTTAAGGATAGAATGACATATCATTGCCACTATTGGTTACTGTTACACAAGAAGCATTTTACAAGAGTTGTGGAAATTGGCATCAGAGTACATATTCATACAAAAACAGCTAAGTATAGATAAGTACTGCATTGCATGTGCTGTCTTTTGTTtacataaggtttttttttttaagttgaacAAAAATTCAGGATACAGGACTGCATATAATAAACTTCAAAGCCAAAAGCAATGCAACTGGAAAttgaagaaaatattaaaatacaatgaAATGTGACTATAAGGCAGGCAAATCAGGACTTTTAACGTAGTACTCCATGAGCTTCTATATTACAGCAAAATAATCTGAAAGCACAATTTATGGAAAAGTTTAGTTTTTCTTCCCCAATCCTTTTAGTTTGTGTATCGTATACAGGGGAAAATTGTGTGCACGTATGTTTGCGTGCATAGTGTTGCACAGGTCATACTAGAGAATACAGATTCTCATCTTGGCTAGAAAATTTTATGCTACATATCTAGCTTTTAAATTTGATtcttaaagaagaaaaattgtggattttttccccattaaagGTATCATTTCAtgaatgttttttccccaaaattcagCTGTAAGTAAAAAGATATTCTCAAGGGTGATATTTTTATTCTTCTCAtcacttatgaccaattttcacatcCTACCTTAATAAATCCAATTTCTAAATCTTAAGATTTACAAATGTAGAAACTGTGAATCGTGTATAATTTTAAGAACCTGCTCAAACCCGCCACTATTATTTCCAAATCCATTATTCTCCATCACAAGAGTTGTTTTCCACTGGATTTGGTCTTAATAATGCTTTTTGACTTTCTTATGTACCAGGAAATATTGATCTTTTTTCTAAAATACAACCTGATTTGACCATTAAACCTTTTAACAAATAAGCAGGtagatacaggttgataaataTAAACTAAGCCTATTTTTTCTGCCATTCAACTTTGCTAATTTGACCTCTTTCTGAGCTGTCAGCCTCCATTCTATAGTCAAAGGCTAACATCTTATTGGTATTTTGTCAAATAATCTTTTATAATTCTGGCTTGTTGGTCAAGAAAGATCCAGATTCATAGAACTTAATGagcgccccctccccacctggcTTGGTTTTCAATTTAATGGGAAAGAAgataatttcataatattcttctGTTTTTGATGAAAAAGTCTACTCTGTAAAGTACATATAAAAGAATTCTTAATATAATTTCTATCAGGAGTGAAAGAGTGTTGGGATCACGTTTGCAGGACTGGAAAAAATACAAAAGTTTATAAAGCAAGATTACCGGCTTATTGGTGCAACGGACTTCATCACAAAATTATTTGCAATAGATGCGGAGATGAAAAAATATGGTAGAGAAAGGTGAACTGATTCGGGAACCTTTAAAGCAGGTGTGAAAAAAGGAAGCCCAGTAAATAGGGACTCCTTGTTCAAGTGAATTCAGGTTTTTGAATTCCTATGGTCGCACTTCTATTAAGTGCAAGGGACCCAGCAGAATTCCTAGAATTGATTCACAATTGGTCAAAAATCCAAACAATTGCAGAATTGCACGGCATGGGAATAAATTATTTTCGATGATCAAATGTCTGCTTTCCATGTAGCAATGCTTGTCAGAAGAGGCAATGGCTTAACAACAACCTGTGAAGTTGCATTTGTGTTATGTTAAAATGCACACTCAGcttcccagtttttttttttagtgaaaggACAAATGGGGTAATAGATACTTTCATGGCTGAGGCCCAAATACCTTGAATGGGGAGAAGATGTCCATCTCAATAAACTATTTTAAAGAGAGATCTCACTGAATAAGAATACACTGGGGCCTTCTTAACCCAAGATAGATGTTGAAAGCCCAAACGGGCAAGTCAATGGATGGATCTGCAACAATCATGGATATTAACAATGTGGTTGGTTGAGTCAACTAAATACTCCCATGGGAAGTACGGACacaaggggaggaagagaagataaTTAGCAGCtcagaaaaaaataagcaaagttggacatttcattttgtcctggCGTAATAAAACCTATCTGTTTTCTTTGTTGGAAAagatgccatctttttttttctgatcctGCTCTTGTCTAGTTAATAGAAGCTGACACAGAGAAGTGGAACTAAGTATTTTTTCTCCCTCATACCACTTCATCCCAATGACGGAAAAGTCACTTCTTTTCTTCACTGCTATGTATCAAGTCTTCTGATAAACGTAGAGAAGAGACAGGAACAAAGTTGGCAGCTGAGTTTTAGAATATCAGAAACACTTGTGCAAACCACTCCTTCCACCTCTTTACGATTCCTATttatccctttctttctcctccactGTTGCGTTTCGTTTGGCCAACCTCACAAGGCAAGTGAGGAAAGTTTGCTTCCACCATATTATGGGGGAACAACCCTGGCAAACTTAGAAAGGCTCTGGCCAACCggtcatgccccccccctccacccatgCCATTGCACGGCCATGATTGTAACATGCACCCAGCGATGCCAACTCAACACCAGTCCCAAATTTTGGTTCATTTTGTACAAGGCACTCCCGTGACTTAGTATCTTGCAGCCATGCTGATGGTTCTTTAATTATGGTAGAGAATTTAGGCATTGTATTTATGTATACAGGTGTCTAGTAAAAACCACAGATccaaggagggagaaaaaagtttttaaaaacccacaaaaatTACTGTTTACTAATTTTGGCTCAAGAGGGTTTCTTTTGGTTGACACTCTTGATTATATTCTCTACCACAATTTTACTACCTACTAGGGTAGGATATGTGCATAGCAGGTATTTATGCTACCTACCAAGCACATGGCAAAAGATGAGCAAAGAGTGCTtcatgtaaataaatacattagacTGGATGTAAAGGAATCAAGTGTACAgacttaaaaaaaagagagaaaacttgAAATCCCAGGATTGATCGAAAAGAAAAGTGACCATACTATGGAAGTTCCTATCACTACCAATGATAGAATCtccccctcttttatttatttttgcaaaagaaaaaaaaaaagggaggcttACTGTTTCTTTTAATAAGGCACTAAATAGACATGTTACATAAAGGaaagatacattttttaaaaagtctataaATTCTTTGACTTTCACAGGAAGATAAGAGTTATTccttgtttttatctttttaaaaaactgcaaatTGGAGTTGTTGTAAAGCTATTATTAAGGAGCTATATAGAGGGAGGTTGAGGTTGTCTATTTCTAGGTCCCCCCCACAAAAGGTGGCATTTTCTTAAAATGTTCATTTCTATAGTTTCATTACAAtccctttaatatatatatttatatatttatatatataaatagcatcccaaattatttaaaactttaaaacacGTCAGGTTGCTCTCaagactttcttcttcttcaagtaATACAAAAATCACATAAAAACAAGAGTTATTGCCTTTATATCTTTCATTTATGTTACCTTCCTAGTTAGCATCTGGCAAAAACCAAATTACACCTCCTTGTATACACATACAGTTCCCTCTGCTAATTAGGTCTGGAACGGTGTAGTCATAAAGTTTGCCAACTTCTCAACTGGGGCCCCCCGATAGCTGTTCCTTGATCACAGGGGTTCCAAACTGGGGTGGGGTGTGAGACGATATTCCAGGGGGTATGAAAACTTGGGTTTAGatgtttcaaaattatagtgtataggcataattatatgcatatcatTATCTATTTTTGTAAGGGGTGCGAGAATATATCAGAAGCGTTCTAGGGGTGCGAggtatagaaaaggttgggaacccctgctttTATCAGCAGCTAAAGATGTCCAGTGAGCTCAACGGCCTTTTTTCACAGTTTTGATCAAAGGCGGATGATATAATTGGAAACAGGAATATTGATACCCTTTAGTGATCAGCAAAAATCGAGATAGTAGTTTGGAACTGGAGACACCGATGGGCCTGTTCTCCTCAGTCTGTGCAAATAGGGTGAGATCAAGTTTCTAACCTCCACTCTGTTCAAAGCTCTGCTGTCTACCCAGGATGGCTTTTTTTTGGAAAAACCAACGACCTTCCTAGTTAAAACTTAAAACGTTGTGCATTGTCTAGAGAAATCCAGAGATTGATAATCTGGAAATGTTtaaacaatttcttcttcttcctctttgtcATTTATGCCTTTCACTTTCTGTTACTCAAATCATATATGAATTAACcatatggatcagtggtgggttgttaattttttactactggtttgggcgtgcTCCTGCACACCCTCATGAcacttctgctcatgtgcagaagtgttcccggcaggtgggcggagcctcccgctaccgctactaccggttcgcctaaTCCGggcggaactggcagcaacccacctctgatgtggatTAAAAAACAACCAAGCAGACCTTTAAACCTTAGAAAAAGGGTAAACAAAAGACAAAATGGTTTAtccaaagagagggaaggagggagggagagagagagagcgagagcaagACAATGCTTTAAAGAAGCAGATGACATGAGCTGATTTGTTGGTTTGAAGGTTAGATGCACCCTTGATCCAAAAGGATCCAGAAAGTAGGTGCACCCTTGATCCAGAAGATCCTGATTGCAGATGGCAAACACAGGACAACATTGCTAAGAGGGTATAGATTTGCTTCTAGAAATTGAACATGATATCTTTTGCCTTGAATACATCATGGTAGCTGAAACATTTCCATttacatgtctcccctagtccccagctgaaataaataaaacacggTTAACAATCAAGGGCAGCAGTCAAGAGAGGAAGGTAATTTGACAAGGGTGATCTTCAGGACCCCGTCCTTTTCTTTCAGGATGGAGTGACACATGAAGATAGATGGAACTTCGGACCATGAAGCACAGGGCTGCCTGCAATTTCCTGAAAACCAACTATTAGGCCCAAGTGCCTGGTGCTATTGTGAACAGTTAAGTGGAATGCTGATTTAGTGGGGGATTAATATCTtccctattcttttttttaaccctgCTTTTTTAGTTTGAATCTGAAATTTGGggcgagtggtttctttcctccaCTTAGCAGGATGCAAGGTAGAACTAGCAAGCTGCATTTGGCTAATCTGCAGACTCAGATTAGCAGATGTAAAGAAGGGCAAGGCTCATCTTCCTTTAACCGTGGGATAAACGAAAAGTATTTTAGAGTAAACTCCATTTGTGGACCCAAGAGGACAAGCGTAGGCTTGTCACTGGTCTCTCCTCCTacttaaaaaattataaaaaattgtttaaagcagCACAGGGACCATGGCTTTGCCATGGGAGCAACCTTCACTGATAAAATTTACTTAAAATCTTTGCAAAAACCAGGGTGGCTGGACCATGTTGTCAGGAGCACTATGAATCTCAAAGGCAGGACTTCTGAATCTTAATGTTCCTTCACTCCTTTTATTATcttaagcagagagagagagagccatattattttgttattaaaaaataaaatgatgacaATTAGAAGCCAACACccggtcattaaaaaaaaagaaaataatttaatgaCCGGGTATGCTTTTATGGCTTTCCTGAAATTAACAAGACAATAAAAACAGAACAGCCATTCCAATTTGCCTTTTGGAGGGCTTGATTTTGCAAAATGTGAAAGACCTAGGTGCTTCAAAGTTCTGGAGCAGATAAGTAGTTTATCTACGCAAGAGATCGCCTTTGGTTTCAACCCTGAGACGAATTCTACTCTAATAGAAGAGGAGAACAAGCTGTAGAGAGGTCAAGGGGAGAAGGTCTTGCTTAGACATTGTTTTAACTGCCCACCAACCCAGGATGAATGGCTCTCCAGCCCAACTGGGATAACGCATGGTGCTTAACATTTTGTACGATTAAGCTCTTCATTTTGAAtccttactttttttttcatgctttcaataGCCATAAATCAATTTCACATGATAAatgttcccttaaaaaaaaaaaaaaaacaaccacaatgATTTCATAGGGAATGTAGGATGATGTAAGCATTATGCTGGCTTGACAAGCCTGGAATGAACACCCaagtgcaaaaataaaataaaaataaaacccagtACAAAGAAAATACATAAGCATCGGATCAATGGAGAAACATATACTCACAGGTGTAGAAATGGCCTCTTCCCCTTTTGAAGCACACCCTCAAGCACAGAGGGGGAAACTGTGGGGCTTGGGCGCAATTTACCTTGTTCATTTCTTTTAAAGGGGCAATTTTTATACATGCTCGGCCCCTTCACAGTTAATGAAATACATGTATATATGGTGCGTTCTAGTCTCTTTTATAGGCATCCGTCTGTACTTGTCGATCGGTGTCAAGGAACTACCAGAGGTCTAAGAGAGGGTCATGTGACTCTgaagagttaaaaaaagaaaattttgcaCAAGATGCagtccttctcccccctccccccatgactCTGTTCAGACCTCAATGTAATTTCCTCAACAGTTTTATGGTAGACAGGATATAAGAGATTTCTAACCAACACAAGCACTGacacatttatattaaaaaatagtgCAAAATTTCAACATTTATATAATAATTCTAAACccctgcttttgttttttttctttttttcctattgtttttctctttctcacttttttttttacaacgccATACATGCTTTCTTGAGTTGGCTCTCAAAAGTTGCCATGTTTTATATTCTAAgttcagaaaaaaaaccacaacaaatcattccccccccctcaataGGCCTCTTCTAATATAAAAATACTCCTGCTtcccacccccacacacatacagtttctcttattttttttaatatatatatttatatatatattgcagattttaaacaaatgtttttgtgcaaatattttttttcaatctttaaagttaagtgaaataaaacaaaacaagtcGTAGCATCCACACACGCGATTCAACTAGATACAAAACTGGGGAaagggaaatggaggaggaggaggaggaggaggaggaagaggaggggaaggactGCTGTAGATTTatttagaaaggggaaaaaaataaaatcaaaatcttcCTATCAGAGCTCAACAAAGAAATGTTTTTGCAAGTTTTGTTGGCTTGTGCATTCAGACCAAACATAACATGTAAATATTTATACTACACAGAGGTGGAGAAGGGCGTTTGgtttcaccccccccccgcctccccgtCTCCATATACTACCCCCCTCCTATTTATCAAGAAGTGCAGagtgtttcctttcttttttcttttctttcttcttttaaaaagggTGCCCTTTCTgtttgtccttctctttgttccACATTGTTGTGCTCTCGAGATTGCTGATGGGCGAAGGCGAAGGGAACGAAGGAACCCCACTGTTGTTCTGCTGGTGCTGGAAAAACGTAGATCCCGGGAAATGCCCAATGACCTCATTGTACGTGGGAGGAGGCCCTTCCATTCGGCTGTTGCTCCCGTAGCAGGTGGCACTGATGCCCGAGTTGCTGCTCGGAGGGCAGGGCCCACCGTAGACTGAATTATCTATCAGGTCACTGTCAAAGATGGTTCTGTTGGGAGGGGCTCGGACCGACTCCCTGTTGAGTTCCATTTGCTGCTCGGGGTCTCGGAGCTGCAGGGTGCAGGGCCCCTGATAAGGAGGCGGCTCTTCTCCATCCGACAGGGAGATGGTAGGGGGCAGGTCAATTTCGTGCTGCATATAAGGGTAGGTTGGCTGGAATCTGTTGAAGCGGTCTCTCTGCAAAAAGGATGGGACTGCTAGTCTGTCGGTAGGCCTTGGTGTATAAACTTGCtgctggagaggaggaagaggaaaaatacaTGAGGTTGCCATGCAAGCCAAGGAGCAGGACTTTATCCACTATTTCATGTCCGTTCCTTACCTCTGTTACACCATTTCCTGATACTGTGCTTTCCGAAGGCCATAAGCTGCCATCCTAAAAAGTGGAAGGAAGACAGCaggtttttagaatagaatagaatagagaatggaatagaatagagaatagaacagaatagagaatagaatagaaaatagaaaatagaatagaacagaatggagaacagaatagaacagaacagagaatagaacagaatagagaatagcatagcatagcatagaatggagaatggaatagaatagaatggagaataaaatagaatagaacagagaatagagaatagaagagagaatagaatagaataaaaatggaatggaatggaatagaatagagaatggaatagaatagagaatacaatagaatagaatagagaatggaatagaatagaatacagtatagaatagaatagagaatagaatagagaatagagtagaatagaatagataatacaAAAGAatgtaactttattgtcactatGAATGTACATTAATAggtatatattaaaatgaaaattcGACACATTTAGCTCACAaaaggtcaccacctccaatataattttgtatttatttattttacttattttgtttatttattcattttatttatgtttgttttgtaatgttatatagtgtatattggaggtggtgaccctttgagaatcAAGAGGTTTCACATGCAATCCTACACAAGGCTTATATTACCAATTTTGTCTTttaacatcctcccccccccccccccccaatttttgcaAAACTTAGGGACAAATATTTGATCCTGCCTATTGTGGAGAAGTTTGAGGAACACATCTGTCCCATTTTGCACTCTGAAGAAAAGTcaattgtcaggcctggaagccatcttttgcatgggggggggtgttacttggaaccctgacatcaatGATATTGAGCATAACGGGTCAAGAGACTATAGTTGTCTTAAGAGTGGAAGCTGGCAGAACAGATTCTTGTCTAATGATATTTCAGAAGGTTTTGAATGTGACAAAATTCAAACTGTGTTTTTCATAGGTTTAAGATCTCTCTGAGTTGCAAAGGAGGGGTATCACATTAGTGCTACAACCTATTTTAAAGCACATGCATATTAAAAATGATAAGCATTCATTAGTAGTGTGTGGCTTTCAAATCCAAATGCTGATTTAGGGGAAATTAAGGAAAGTgagtgattatttatttattgaactcTTCTGGCAAAACTACTCCTTTTCAAAAAAGTATTTTCAAAATACACTTTGATCTGCAACATACTATTGAgggcattgttaaaaaaaataagaaaataaccaCTGATTGAAATATCTATTTAATCTTGTTATTCTTCAAGGGTTTCAAGGTGACATCCCTGTATTTTCTCTATTAAATCCGCATAGTAACCCTATAAAGTTGATTAAGCCCAGCCAAAGGGAAACAACTAGTCATcgaagacaaaaaaaatcaacacaATTCCATATTCATCTTGCTGCTTTTTTCAATATATTGGTTAAGTAATCAGGCCTTTATGGTAAACTATGTTTCTATCATTATTCTTTATTGGTGGAAGCCAGATTTCAGCAAGACAGCTCAATCCATGGCTTTTATTGAGACTAATGAGTATCAAGTATCCTTTGTTCTTAACCTCTTGTTAATTAGCAGTAGAAAAGACACAAAAAGAAATGAGTGTGATTTCCTTCCAAATTCTCCATT from the Thamnophis elegans isolate rThaEle1 chromosome 5, rThaEle1.pri, whole genome shotgun sequence genome contains:
- the PMEPA1 gene encoding protein TMEPAI isoform X1, which translates into the protein MYNLMGLNNTGGPNQPNVSCTCNCKRSLFQSMEITELEFVQIIIIVVVMMVMVVVITCLLNHYKLSARSFIHRPSQGRRREENLSSDGSLWPSESTVSGNGVTEQQVYTPRPTDRLAVPSFLQRDRFNRFQPTYPYMQHEIDLPPTISLSDGEEPPPYQGPCTLQLRDPEQQMELNRESVRAPPNRTIFDSDLIDNSVYGGPCPPSSNSGISATCYGSNSRMEGPPPTYNEVIGHFPGSTFFQHQQNNSGVPSFPSPSPISNLESTTMWNKEKDKQKGHPF
- the PMEPA1 gene encoding protein TMEPAI isoform X2; the encoded protein is MYNLMGLNNTGGPNQPNVSCTCNCKRSLFQSMEITELEFVQIIIIVVVMMVMVVVITCLLNHYKLSARSFIHRPSQGRRREENLSSDGSLWPSESTVSGNGVTEQVYTPRPTDRLAVPSFLQRDRFNRFQPTYPYMQHEIDLPPTISLSDGEEPPPYQGPCTLQLRDPEQQMELNRESVRAPPNRTIFDSDLIDNSVYGGPCPPSSNSGISATCYGSNSRMEGPPPTYNEVIGHFPGSTFFQHQQNNSGVPSFPSPSPISNLESTTMWNKEKDKQKGHPF
- the PMEPA1 gene encoding protein TMEPAI isoform X3; protein product: MYNLMGLNNTGGPNQPNVSCTCNCKRSLFQSMEITELEFVQIIIIVVVMMVMVVVITCLLNHYKLSARSFIHRPSQGRRREENLSSQQVYTPRPTDRLAVPSFLQRDRFNRFQPTYPYMQHEIDLPPTISLSDGEEPPPYQGPCTLQLRDPEQQMELNRESVRAPPNRTIFDSDLIDNSVYGGPCPPSSNSGISATCYGSNSRMEGPPPTYNEVIGHFPGSTFFQHQQNNSGVPSFPSPSPISNLESTTMWNKEKDKQKGHPF